Within the Channa argus isolate prfri chromosome 12, Channa argus male v1.0, whole genome shotgun sequence genome, the region CCTACATCCGGTGTAGTCGATAGGAAAGGGCGATGTCCCTCTTGAGTCCTCTGTGTCTTTGATGCATCCTGTCCTGAGCGGAAGTGTTCTGCTCGATCCAAGGGTTGGATTTCGTCTGCATCTCATTCCCACACCATCACCTCCGGCCGGGCTCCACCTCCTCGAGATGTTTACATGCTCCGTCAGGTTGGTCTTTTAGTGTAGCGGACATGCGCGATGAGTGACGAAGCAACGGGAGCTGGAAATGTAGCATTTGGCACGGATCTTTATGTCTGAtggtcatgttttgttttaggtCTGCGCCATCGACGTGAACGACTTCCTGGACACCGGATTAAGTTACTACTGCTGGCGGCGAATTATTCTCTTGACACACAGTCTGGTTCGGCCGTCCTTTTTCCAATTAAGAGACCTAATCAAGATCCAGCAGGTATGACATTGTGCTTGTTAAAACACCTTGTGGTTATGTTGAAATGTGCAGCTAACTACGCATAACCACACGTCCTTTGTTGCTTATGGTAGCTGCTTTCTGACAAACCAAATCTGTTCACACTGCGTGCAGACAACAATAGAAACGACTCATGGTGTGAGATTGCAATgtggctattttttttttttttagagcacaGTAAAATGTCAGAACATTATTACACAATGGGGGAAACTCCTTATAGCAGCGCTGACCTAAATATCTCCACCGTGTTGTACTACGCTGTAGTCAACAGCGTGGATTTGGTGGGTTTATATTTCTCACACCACAACGCATAGTTTTTGGATTTGAgcactgtaaagtattggtgaGTGAAGCATTAACTGGATgcccagccccccccccccccccccccccccccactgccTCAGCATGTTTGGGCGGATCATGCCCTCTTGTCCACTGAAGCCTGACTGGACTTTTCCGGACAGACTCCCAGTGGGAAAGAATTTGCCTGTTGTTTTGACAGCcctaattctttttttttttctgctgacagTCTTAAGATGTTGGGGTTTCACTGAATACACAATAAAATAGTAGAATGTGGTATTATTTAAGTACTTAACATAGTAcacttgtttacattttaaggTACATTAAAAGGCAACTTAaccaaatttcaacttgctttctatacattagggtgtaaatgtacatttatgattttcaacttccttctgacttccctatattaaaatatctctctacttctagctgaaacgGTTCTATGGATGACCctgaggagtttttcattataaGTAGtttaatgatgtcatctggaggagctctggaaaagtaggttgactatgattacaacctccatagtatgagcaaaaAGTTGACCTGATCTAAAcagaaggttcctccaagtgatgtcatctagaggcatttttcagctagaaaaagAGGGATATGTCAATAAAGGGATGGTTCTTTCAGTTACTGACGGAAGTTTAGTGGCttgcatttacatgttttttccattaattgTATGAGCAAGGAATGTGTAATAGTTCATTTCTATTTCAGTGTCATGCCAgacattcaaaaatgtttttcttacattAATTACATGTCAGCACAGCAATAATCTGTAATTGTATATCTTTATAAGTATACAATTTATTGGTGTATTGGTTTATTGGTTGAACATTTGAGTTTTGTAAAGTTCTATTCAAAAATATTCCTTTTATAGTATTTGGTTTTAGCGCAACGAAATGTTCGTGTCAAAAATTggtcccacacaaacacaaaagtacaTTGAATGGTACAGTATAACGTGATATATTCTGACTACACATATATTACActacaagaaaaaacatttttaaaaatatatttgtgtgtctgcatataATTTCAAATAAGTATTGCCACAGTATTAAAAAGATATTGTCCATAAATATGGTCCAAAAGTAAGTTAGCATTATGGCAAACTGACAAAGTTGGTAATTTTACATACAACCAAATATGTGTCAGCTTAACTCCATGAGTCACTTTTCAGCTgaattactttgtttttcctccGCAGACATGTCTTTCAGGCGAGGTGTGGTGAGGCAGAGCAAATTCCGCCACGTTTTTGCTCAAGCGTGGAAAGCCGAGCACTGCATCGATGACATCAGAGTGTCTCGCGTGACGTGGGACAGTCCGCTCTGTGCGGTCAACCCAAAATTCATCGCCATCATCATTGAAGCAGGCGGCGGAGGAGCCTTCCTCGTTGTTCCGATCACCAAGGTTTGTCCATTTCTGCGCCACATACACAGTAGAtcggcttctttttttttgagccAGCTGTAACGATTTGATGGTTTCCGTTTCCCCCACAGAGCGGCAGAATCGATCAGTCCTGTCCCACAGTGTGTGGCCATGCAGCACCGGTGTTGGATATTCAGTGGTCTCCTCATGATGACAGTATCATTGCAAGTGCTTCAGAGGACTGCACAGTAAAGGCGGGTTAACAGTTCTAAGGCTTACCAGCGTGGGTTTGTGACACTTTAACTATTATCTATATCACCCACTGGCATTTGTGACATTGGTTAGCCTACCACAGCTGACAGGAACAAGTTGTTGTTGGTTTAAGCATCTGTATATTGTTTGTGAAAAATACGATTCATTTGGAAAATGACTAATGTTATTATTTAAGGTGCTCTTGAAGGGAAATCTTCGACTAAGCTGCAGGGTCAGCAGCTCAATCCAATCCCTTCAGTCCACATGCCAGTGTGTCTTTGGGCAACACTAATTTGCGTGTGTGTTCCTCATTCGTAAGTTGCTTTGGAGAAAGACGTCTGCCAAATGATTAAATTCAAAGAccgaaaacaaaaaacaagcacttGTGGAGAGACCAAGGAGAAAAGTTATTTAGTTGGGTTGTGCTTCAAATTGCTCACTCATGGGGTCTTTATAAAAGCAGAGATTAGCGGAGAAGAACACTTTCGTTACTCTGACCAAGAATACAGCTTGTACAAAGGGATCTGAGATGTAGATCCAGCTACGGTGCATTACCAACTGTCTTCTGTTGAATGTAGGTGTGGCAAATCCCAGATGAGGGCCTAACAAGTCCAATGACAGAGGCCATTGTGACCCTTGAGGGCCACAGCAAACGAGTTGGAATCCTGAGTTGGCACCCGACTGCCTACAACATCCTCCTAACTGCCGGTAAGATCATTTTTTACATCATGGTACCACATTTTGGGAAATTTTAACGCAAAACCACACGACTGTTTGAATTATGACTGAAATCCCTTGTCATTCAACAACACTGCTCTGGTTCAGATGCTGTTTTACATACATTTCCATAAAAACGTTGGGTTAAAAAGACATGTTGTGACAGACCATGTGAACAAAACACGTTATacttgagtttgttttttttttttttataacaaatacaattttcCATTGTTACATTCCAggaacctttttgttttttataaaattttacCAACCAAAAAACCAAAGCTCCAGcaataataaatgtgtgttacCTGTGTGCTACAAAtcataacattaaaaattatgtaCTCTCATTTATAATAGGGGAAGGAGAGTTGCAGACAGATCTTATCTTACTGTGTTGGTGCTGAATGACAGTTCAGATACTACTACATTATACAAGCAAGGAATCGGATTACTCTCCTTAGCAATTCATAGCATGCAGCACGAGGTTAAAGTACAATGTGATTAAcctgaaaaataattacaactgCATGagatttagtttagtttgaaGACTTATTCACCAGATTATCTTGTGTACCCTAAACACTCAAAAGCCTTTTAGTGACAACTTCGGATAattctttcttctgtttgctATTGCAAGCATTAACTAGGCACCACTTTGCTGTTGGACTGTAATTacaattttacagtttacagaacAAGCATAacaaagaaatgtagaaatgtaacGTAGGTTGTAATTCATATCAAGCCTGAAACAGATTCAGTGGATGATAATGTTGCTTacataaacaagacaaaacaatattaaagcCTCTATAAAAGTTGACATAtcagacattttctttctggTATTAAATGGCTATGACGGACCAAGAAATAATCCCAGATAAATTTTGCAAAATTTCAACTTTAGTTCTTGTTTATCAAGAGTTAATACGTTCACACAAACTAGTCTTTTTATGGATTGTGTGGGTGTGGTTTGGTCAGATTTGATTGTTAGAGTCCTGGCAATGTAAGCAAATGATCCTCGAACTGTCATCAGATTTGTTGTATTATAAATGTTGCTAAATTCTGACAAGTGCACAGAAATATAAGATTTTATTAgcaggacaaacacacaaaaatacatgtctcttatttaaaataactgaactatgtgtgtgtgccatgtCCAAACATGATACGCCTGTCACATGTCCAAACATGTACATACATTGATTCATTCTTGCAGTATTGCAATCCTACTTTTAAATCTGTACTCTGGGTTCACGTTGTTCTGTCCCACctcaaaaaaattatattttcctttatgtctctgtttgctgctttttaaGTAATTTAGAGAAGATTCGTTGTCTCTTCATATATTTTCTACAACGTATTTTATAGTTATTCTGTTGCTTTCATAATGGTCTTATAGTCTTGCTCCACAGTGTAAATCAGAcagactgatttatttatttaaacccaGTTTATCATTCCGTTCACAAGGCAGCAGTTTCCTTATGTTTCTGCATTTAGTATTTATGCACTTACTGGCCCACATTGCATGCCTTCTTTAATCTGttttataaagcatttttttgaATAAGATTATTGTACCTTTATAATTGATGATCTTATAAAGTGTAGGTGgtgattaataaaacaacagtttgaaaCTGGtgacatataaaatattattacctTTGAGCAGTATATGGTATTTTAAGTTGGAAGTATGTTCAAAGTAtgtaaaatttgttttagaCATAGATTTATTCACTAATTAGTGGGTATTAGTAATTTAACAAAAGTACAAGATAAAAATTGGGTCAAAGACCAGTCAGACATCACCGTACCCATTCTCTTCCTGACCACAGATTTCTGTAAGAGCTGTCTTCTCTGCACAACACGTTGTTTGTAGTGTAATAATGCAGAGTGAAACCCCTCAGTGACGGAGAAGGAGGTGGCTGATTGATGCTTGAGTAAAGCTGCACCAGCGGTACTTGTGTACGTTCAGCTGCTGTAGAAAGTAGAAGCACCGCCGGGCCTTCTTGATGGTCATTAGTGGCTAATATCAGGTCCTGCTGGATAGTGGTTTCCATACATATCTCTTATTACTCACACCAGCATCTGTAGTCACcaagtttgtgtttctgtggggTGAAGCTACTGTCACTACTCAGTGGtggtgtttaattttaaaggtgACATACATAAAAAAGTGGTACCATACAGAGCTACAGTGAACAAAAAGTTACAAAAGGTTCAAATGCATATGGAACTGACTATTTATGTATATCTTTAAATCTATATGTTGTTATTTGCCTTTCAGTTTAGCTGTGTTATGTTGAAAACACCCTTTAACTGCTTTGTATCTAATGCTGCAGTAAAAATAGTGAACTTTTCTGTGTTGTCTCTGTCTTCAGGCTGTGATAACGTCATTTGTGTGTGGAACGTGGGCACAGGAGAGCTTGTATATCAGCTGACTGATGCCCACCCAGATCTAATATACAGTGTCAGCTGGAATAAAGACGGCAGTGCCATCTGTACCGTCTGCAAGGACAAGGCACTACGTGTCATCGACCCACGCAGAGGCACCATCCTCAaggtaatttcacattttactgacAGTAAATTAATCCTGTTGCAGTCTTTACATATTGCCATCATTTAGCATCCACTTTAGTTCTTAATTGGTCTTTTGTTGTTCCTCTAGGTGAGAGAAAGGGTCCATGATGGTACCAGATCAATGAGAGCTGTGTTCCTTTCTGATGGGAAGATCCTAACAACAGGCTTCAGCCGTATGAGTGAGAGACAGCTGGCATTGTGGGATACAGTAAGATTAATCTTGTTatagttgttgttgctgttgtttacCTTGTGGACAAGCTTAGTGGAATGTAACTAAGTGCATTTACTCATGTACTCTATATAATAATTTTGGTCTAATCAGGAAAATGtacttaatttattaaatatacgTTATTGCACACATTATACATTGGTAATTATTACTGCTGCGATAATACAATGCTAGAATGTACAGttaagtgcaaaagtttgtttCCCccttatgttaaaatattgaaaagatgaaaacaaagctgttgtttttttaaatgaacataaaCACTATATTTAGTTAATATTTAGCTGTTATAATTTTCCATGAttagaaatgaattaaaaaataacttaattcATTAAGGTGGTACAAACTTCTGCACCAAtataattttattcttttactacaacttttatttatccacTTCTTagccatttttgttacttctgctttataaaagaacatttgtacccGTTGAATATGAATTGTAGTTATGTTTGCATCATCTTATATGCCATTTCAGTATAaggataaatattttatttggtttgtttcacAGAATGATCTGTCTGAGCCAATGGCAGTGCAGGAGATGGATACAAGTAATGGTGttcttttaccattttatgACCCGGACACAAACATGATCTACCTGTTTGGAAAGGTATTACCATTGTAtgacaataaatatttgaataaatattaaactggTTATTTTtagcatcattttattttaaatgtgtttttcatcctTCTAATTAATATATCTACTGGTTTTCAGGGAGACTGCACGATCCGATATTTTGAGGTGACGGACGAATCCCCTTATGTTCACTTCCTCAGCTTGTATAGCAGCAAAGAGCCTCAGAGAGGGGCAGGCTTCCTGAGCAAAAGAGGAGTGGATGTCAATAAGTGTGAAATTGCCAGGTAAGACAAGTatcttcagtctttttttttcccctcttgaTTATTGATTTCTGATTTCTATTAATTCGCAACTGAAAATAGTCTCCACTATATGCACAAATACTTCTGTTTGAATATTGGCTAACGATTACAGCGGGCTGTTGGTTAGGCAGTTAATAAACTATACTTTTTTAGTAAATTCCTGTTCATTTGTAGGTTTTACAAACTCCATGAAAGGAAGGTGGAGCCCATCTCTATGACTGTACCACGAAAGGTAGCCAAAtctttaaatgcataaataatcattaacaaaacaaacaacaaatttgtTTATGTGACCCTAACTTAAATTTGCAAGCCCTCCTGGTACCCAGAAcataaatgattaataaaagGTTTTCACGTCATTTCCATCATGCCTTTCCAGTCAGATCTGTTTCAGGGAGACCTCTACCCAGATACAGCTGGCTTAGAGCCAGCTCTCCTAGCTGACGAATGGATCGCTGGGCAGGATGCACCACCACTGTTGGTCTCCCTGAGCGGCGGGTACACTGCTCCCCCATCCAAACACAGAGACACCCTCAGGAGCAAGCCCAAGTTGGTCTCACAGGATTCTGGGACTGGGTCTGCCCCCCCTTCAGCTGCCAACGCAACAGCTCCCCCACCAACTCATACCTCTGCTTCCAAGGACGCAGAAGAAGAGATGCCACTACCCCGAGCAGCCACGAGAGagacggatggaaatactgagAGGCCAAAGAAAGAGGTCAgttgacaaaatgaaaaccgCTGACCTCACTAACGTTTTCATGCTCAGAGGTGATTTTTCACTTGctgtttctctcctttctctcagGACGACTTGCTAAATGAGTTGTTAACAGAAATGAAAGCCTTGCGCGCTGTCGTGCTCGCTCAGAGCCAGAGAATTGAAATACTGGAAAGGCAGCTGGCTCGGATTGAAGATGGAGATGTATGAGGACACAGGAGATTCACTACATTAAGAGGGCGTTTTTGCTAAATCCATAGACCATAGCCTTACCCGAGTCAGCAGTACCTTAAGCTGTGGAAAATGTAGTCTAGAGTAACAGCTAACTGTAAATCAAAGTGGCTTACCACCAGGTCAACTATTGTGTAATTTTGAAAATCCAGacaagtgtgtttctgtgattgTTTTCTAGGGTGTGCTTGAGAAGGGGGGTGTCATCTGTGTAGAGAAACATAACACTGCGAGAacgtttttttgtgtgtgaaaggagGTAATGTAGCAGCTATTTCATGGGGAATATGGTGCAGCTTTGAGCATTGCAAAATCTATAGTCCAGCCATATAAAGGGCTTTGAATGAGTTGCTTACACTAATGCGTAAAGTACTATTAGCATTATATGAAAGTTAATAAAGGTTGACGCACTATAGCAAAGTGATTAAGTACCtctattatactttttttttttttttttctgaagcacTCATACATTTACCATTAGGGCTATTTTAATCAGGTAGTAAAAGCTGCTAAACTGTGATGTCACATCAGAGTTGCTAACCCATTGTGTaacttttttaatcactttattgtagaaaagtaaaaaaaacagagaagggtAAATCTTCTGGTACAGAGTTTATGTTCTTGACAGTGAAAACTTTGTGAATGACAGCTGATGAAAGTAGCtaagtatttgtgtgtatcGTGATTCAGTGTAGTATTTGCTGTCAACGAAAATGCAAATCTTGTGATTAAGTACCTGATGTTGTCAGGCGTGAACATTGGCTTTGTAAAGGTTCTTGTACGGTCATGAGGCAAGATATTTGTCCAATCATAAGTAAGCTTTTACACGTTCAGCTAagcattttgtgtttcagaaCTACTGTATAAGTGAGTTGTGCTATatacagcacataaaaaaacttaatttgttGTTTCACTACAACTTTCTAGATATATTTAAATGAGCAGTTCAACTTTTTGTTGCTGccatgaggaagaggaagtttcaaagaaaagtaaaacattttctacagtTTGCATTTGCACTTGTATTGGTGTTAACACATgtctcctttgtttttgtttttgttttttattacatataaatGCGTTATTCAAGCAACTTATCTGTTACATGCCATTCATTCAATAATTGTGTAATAATGATTCTAATCCCTTAGTCACTTAGGGAATTTAAATTTCTTGACACTAACTGTAAAACCAGTAGCAGCTTCAATGAGACTACATTGTGAAAAATCATTAAACATTCATTCCTCCTTTGTACTAatgcaaaagcattttatttttctccaaaaaatgttctgcttatggtcatgtattttttgtctttttataggTAAAGTTTAAATAGGGTACCTGTTGAGTGTGTTAACTATGTGCAAACCAACTGATTCAACCAAATAGACTCACAAAACTCACTGCCTTAAAGCCTTAATGCAACGCCCTTGAAATTTCTCACATTTTATAACAGCATTTCTGATGTGTGTTGTTAGATAATTAGTCTTTCTTTATAAATGTTCAGAAGACATTGCACACATAAACTTATGGCCTGTTAAAGtcaaaaaaactacagtaaaagtGGAGGTGTCTAGAGttcaaacagaacagaaagacaCAAGTGTTATACTTTCAGTTTAGCACAGCAGTACCTGAGTGGTCTAGTAATGAGTAAGTCTGAGCAAGCAAacaggaattaaaaaaagagggcCGCTTAATGACAGAGTTGCAGAGCTGATTTGCTGCAGTCGAGCATTGGACTTTGAAAATCTGCCATGCCTGGAAGTCTGGCAGCAGGAGATCAGCTTCAGATTAGAAGTGGAACATTACAACAGACGGGAGCTCGCAAAAAGACTGGAAGCAAGCTAATAGGATAACACTgattaaacaaaactgaaatcagcCGATTGTGCAAAACACCACATCTGACTGTAGGTACACAGGGCACGAACAACCAAAAATGTGGCTGTTGGCAGTGTCATGAATGATGGTGCTATTGTGCTTCTGTACGTTGCCAAGTTAGAAAAGGATAGACGTGTAGTTGTTTTAGTGATAACATTGTCCTTTCTAACTAATCATTTAAATCAGCAAAAGGAAACTTTCCTGTAGTGTTAAACAAGTTGCTTCAGACAAAACCCTGAACTCAAATCAGTAAATCTGGGCACCACCGCAGATAACTCATCCAGCTACAGGTTATCCAAGCCTACAACACCAGAGCTAAACTTGTTTAGATAGACACGAACAATAAGCTTTGTTTGTGCTTAATTGACTTTATAAACAGAAATTAGCCACTAAGAAACTACAAgttataatatattttgtttaattatacaAAATTTTAAAGCATGAGAAAATGCAAATCACCAAGTTACTAGATGCAAATTAAGCACACAAGGTAAACCGAAAGAAAAAGCTCGTTCAACAAATTcttaaaagtcaaaacaaaataaaattagtttCTCTTTTGGTCTTAAAATTTTGAAATGTCTGAAACCTGTTATCcttgatgtgtaaatgtaaaacttccATCATTGCACACCAAACAGTGGCATTTATGTcctttattataaaatacagtatgttaactGTACAGATTTAGGTGGCTGTATCGACTGTGGCTGTCTGGCCACTGAAGCAAAAACAGGATGTGGCACATCTGTTTTAAACTAGAAAGGTATGTGCAGCTTTTGAACTTGATATGTTCTTTTGATAGGTTTAAATCTTCCACATGTATAGTAAACGTTTcataaaaatctgtaaaaaaatctGGTTCACTCATGATGGCATGATACTTTAACTCTACTTTTTTCAGTGTGCttgtcaaaaataaacaaattcatcAGGAAAATCtgtgttatattttttaaagctgcagtagaTTATCTGACAACACCTGGCACCAGTAACCTATTGTGACAGAAATGACTATAAGTTTGAAATGTCTCAGAGGAAACTATGTCATGTGTACTTCCAGTTTGTTTAAGGCAGTAAAGTGTATGTCTTTGAAATGAGAACAAAATATAATAGTGTATAAGATATACACTATTATATTATTACTATATTTTCTCAATCTAAATGATTGCAAATTTTCTTTCTGCACTTTCCACCACACCCTGCTTGATTTTGTCTTTAAGCTTTCTtctcagccccccccccaccttcaGCTAGCTTTCTTCACATTTAATGCATCCACCCCTCTCTCATTTTCACtcctgttttcacacacacactcacacacagaaaattgtCCTAAACGTCACAGGTCGGTCTCCCgccagtgtttgtgtgcttgtacTGTTCTGTTCTACAAATTCTATCTCCTCCTCACAATTTTGGTAAGTCCTTTTtcataatttgaatttttttttgcaggtttcTATCTCCTTTCTCTATGCAGTAAATATATCTCCATATGTATCTTAATATTTCTGACTTACCATACATTTGAAATAACTTAATTATCCTGAACATCAgttcacatacacatgcattACACTTTAACTGAACGTGAACTTGGTTTCTTCTCGCAAATCTACAAGTTAATGTTGCACTAGTTAATGTCTGATCTTACTATGATCAACCATAACTAAAAAAGGTTTCCACCCACAGCAAACTGAGCTATGCTGCTCAATTATCTTTTCAACAGGAAACCAGCAACACTGCGGGCGGTCTGCTAGCTTCCTGCCTTACAGTCAACGAAGACACAGTATTATAGTCAAACAACTACCTGTCACATCTGCAGCATACGTATGTATATTACAATTTTATGTAGATTATAGTGTTTTATATGATTACCATTTAATACAACGTTAAGGGGAGCTGGAACCAAGATGCATGTTGTTTactaatttatctttttttaggTCCTGTGGAAATCCACCAATGGATCATCTGATGAAAACTTCACAAGTGCTTTAAATGTTCAAGTCTGTGAAATTCTGCCTGTAACACATCAGTGGGCCTTTTCTACTCAAAAGAGAAATTTTCTAAGGAGGTACGGTGCATTTTTAAAtctatgtgtaaatgtgtctcAGGGttttaaaattagcattttgttAGCACTGTGAGGACTTCTGGTACTGCTGGAGGTAGTAGTGGATTCAGGTTTGGTTCGAGCTGCATTGTGTTTAGTATCTCTGTTTCACTTTCAAATGTTGGAGAGCAGCCTTCTACCCAAAGCATGTTTCTTTCATACACCCACAGCATTGTTGTACAAACCACACCCATTTCTTATCCTCATTTTGGCAACAAATCATTCTAAACcagttcatattttttaaagtcTGCACTATTAAAGAAAAATTGTTTAAGCTTTTAGGAAATGCACTTGTTCTGCGGTGTACACATGAGAGTTCGATAAAATATACTTTCCTCTCATGTTGCTGTGCTGAATATGCCGCTGTGGTCACtaagcttagcacaaagactgaatAAAATAGTGAGAAGTTAGATTGGTTCAGCTTGAAGGCAACATAATCTGCCTACAAATCATTGTGACATATTCATACATTCTACATCTCCTGTGCTTAATCTGTATAAAAGAattgaaaaataacaatttgcAATTTGAGTTCATGTGCAGACGTTTTTTTAGCCGGAAGCCTGCAACCAGAGCCAGGAGATGCTATTTTCCACAGCTTTACATATCATTATGTAAAGCTTAGTTGATCAGCTGTTGACTCCAGCTGCATATGTACCGTACAGATGTGCAATAGTatgtattttctcattttactcttagcatgaaagtaaataaatttttaatttgtgaaatcaTACCTCAAACCGACACTCCCACTAACTAGAGACACATTAAAACGAGATTAATAAATCTCATTATCCATTGAATGACatcattttttctctcttcactacAGGCATGATGAGCTCCAATGGGGTTACATATGAAACATCATTAACGACTGTGCTGATCCTTTTCTTCTGCCTAGTAGGACTCATCCTATTGCTGATCTTCTTGTACAAGAAGTTGAACAAGGAGGCTCATGGGAAATATACTGTCCGGCGCATAGTGTTTGGGGAAGGAGGGCTCAGGGACCGGGTGAGAGGGGCCGTCCTGGCTTTGGGGACTTGCCTAGGAGTCCAGCTATGGCCTAGAAGTGAAACAGATGAGGATGGAGACGAAATGCAGGAAGTCCAAGATGAGGAGG harbors:
- the coro1b gene encoding coronin-1B, translating into MSFRRGVVRQSKFRHVFAQAWKAEHCIDDIRVSRVTWDSPLCAVNPKFIAIIIEAGGGGAFLVVPITKSGRIDQSCPTVCGHAAPVLDIQWSPHDDSIIASASEDCTVKVWQIPDEGLTSPMTEAIVTLEGHSKRVGILSWHPTAYNILLTAGCDNVICVWNVGTGELVYQLTDAHPDLIYSVSWNKDGSAICTVCKDKALRVIDPRRGTILKVRERVHDGTRSMRAVFLSDGKILTTGFSRMSERQLALWDTNDLSEPMAVQEMDTSNGVLLPFYDPDTNMIYLFGKGDCTIRYFEVTDESPYVHFLSLYSSKEPQRGAGFLSKRGVDVNKCEIARFYKLHERKVEPISMTVPRKSDLFQGDLYPDTAGLEPALLADEWIAGQDAPPLLVSLSGGYTAPPSKHRDTLRSKPKLVSQDSGTGSAPPSAANATAPPPTHTSASKDAEEEMPLPRAATRETDGNTERPKKEDDLLNELLTEMKALRAVVLAQSQRIEILERQLARIEDGDV